The DNA region ATAAGAAAAGAGCCGAATACCAAGACAAATGCAGGAAATTCTTTTTCCCAGAAATATATGCCGTGGAGGAGTTCAGCCGTCTTGTCAAAATGAAACTCCTTGAAAAACGTAAGTTGACCTTTTATTGTTTTATCCCAGTTACGGAATGATATCCTTTTATGACTAAAAAAACCTTAAGAAATCACAGGAACTCGGAACAAAGTCACAGCCTTACGGtccgtttaatataacaggtatttgtattaattgagggcaatcgggaaccgtcggcactttccgtaaacgagaaacggaaagtgccgacggttcccgattgaaTTGAGGGTCGTTGGAATTTGCAACAAACTCCATAAGATCCGAATTTAAAATGACACATACTaacttgataaatatttcatactcTTTTATTTTCGCAACATTTTATTGGTCAGAACGGAAAAAACCGAGTGTATCCGACCTACGAAAATTGCTTTTTTTGAACCAGTCGAAACATCTCGGGCACTTCcgtaaaaattaaaatctttgGCGGAAATGGCCGAAATGAAGGGATTGATTTCGGATAGGAACTGAACtacatttaacatttcattCTGCATCTTATACAGGTAATGGCGAAAAGGCAAAGCGTGCACAACTGTTGAATGAAATTGAGAACAGTAAGAAGGATAAAGACAGAGAGCAGAAGAAAGGCAATGTCAAGGAAGAGGAGAAATACGATGAAAAGGAAGACGAGAAAGAAATGATAAACATCGAAGATGTGATTCTCGTAACACCAGACACACACAAAGCAGGAAAAGGGAAGTCTTTTCTCTCCTGCTTCTGTTTCTAGACGATTTCTTTTAACTTTCTGAGTCTACTTCATCTCTGTATCTGAATACCCTGCTGggttttctatttcttttccAACTATGATTGTGAACATTATACTTGGTTATGCTATACGTACAAATTTCTGCAGTGGCAATCAATTCTATTTTCCAATTTGATATATCAATTTCGCtttaattttaatgttatatacggATTGGCAAACCAAAATTAAGTAGATTGACGTACAAATTTCTGCAGTGGCAATCAATTCTATTTTCcaatttgatacattatttttgctttaattttaatgttatatacgg from Pecten maximus unplaced genomic scaffold, xPecMax1.1, whole genome shotgun sequence includes:
- the LOC117321071 gene encoding uncharacterized protein LOC117321071, with translation MEEIDLNDPRLVTSKADAKYMQIKTIFDFFKGVQPEDIQPWPRRSLLTSEWTDTKTKFLQLEFPEEMAKLAADKKRAEYQDKCRKFFFPEIYAVEEFSRLVKMKLLEKRNGEKAKRAQLLNEIENSKKDKDREQKKGNVKEEEKYDEKEDEKEMINIEDVILVTPDTHKAGKGKSFLSCFCF